The following are from one region of the Vibrio hyugaensis genome:
- the vmeD gene encoding multidrug efflux RND transporter permease subunit VmeD produces MRFTDVFIKRPVLAVSISFLIALLGLQAVFKMQVREYPEMTNTVVTVTTSYYGASADLIQGFITQPLEQAVAQADNIDYMTSSSVLGTSTITVNMKLNTDPNAALSDILAKTNSVRSQLPKEAEDPTVTMSTGSTTAVLYIGFTSDELSSSQITDYLERVVNPQLFTVNGVSKVDLYGGMKYALRVWLDPAKMGALKLTATDVMTVLNANNYQSATGQATGEFVLYNGSADTQVSNVAELEALVVKTGEGDVIRLGDIAKVTLEKSHDTYRASANGQEAVVAAINAAPSANPINISADVLKLLPQLERNLPSNIKMNVMYDSTIAINESIHEVVKTILEAAVIVLVVITLFLGSFRAVVIPIVTIPLSLIGVAMVMQAMGFSWNLMTLLAMVLAIGLVVDDAIVVLENVDRHIKEGESPFRAAIIGTREIAVPVIAMTLTLGAVYAPIALMGGITGSLFKEFALTLAGAVFVSGIIALTLSPMMCSKMLKANEEPSKFEQKVHHVLDGMTNRYEKMLTAVMAHRPVIIAFAIIVFASLPILFKFIPSELAPSEDKGVVVLMGTAPSNANLDYIQNTMNDVNKILSDQPEVEYAQVFNGVPNSNQAFGLATLKPWSEREASQAEITKRVGELVSHVPGMSVTAFQMPELPGAGSGLPIQFVITTPNSFESLFTIASDILTDVSTSPMFVYSDLDLNYDSATMKISIDKDKAGAYGVTMQDIGVTLSTMMADGYVNRIDLNGRSYEVIPQVERKWRLNPESMKNYYVRSVDGKAVPLGSLITIDVVAEPRSLPHFNQLNSATVGAVPSPGVAMGDAINWFEDVAQNKLPSGYNHDYMGEARQFVTEGSALYATFGLALAIIFLVLAIQFESIRDPIVIMVSVPLAVCGALIALAWGTASMNIYSQVGLITLVGLITKHGILICEVAKEEQLHNKLSRIDAVMEAAKVRLRPILMTTAAMIAGLIPLMYATGAGAAQRFSIGIVIVAGLAIGTLFTLFVLPVIYSYLAEKHKPLPVFVEDKDLEKLARVDEAKAAHRELADNK; encoded by the coding sequence ATGCGCTTTACCGATGTTTTTATTAAACGTCCAGTTTTAGCGGTATCGATCAGCTTTTTGATTGCGTTGCTTGGTTTACAAGCCGTATTCAAGATGCAAGTTCGTGAATACCCTGAAATGACAAATACGGTGGTTACGGTAACCACCAGTTATTACGGTGCAAGTGCCGACTTAATCCAAGGTTTTATTACTCAACCTTTGGAACAAGCCGTCGCGCAGGCCGATAATATCGATTATATGACTTCATCCTCTGTGCTTGGTACCTCTACCATCACTGTGAACATGAAGTTGAACACTGACCCAAATGCAGCGCTGTCTGACATTCTGGCGAAAACCAACTCGGTTCGTTCGCAGCTTCCAAAAGAAGCGGAAGACCCAACGGTAACCATGTCGACAGGTTCGACAACGGCAGTACTGTATATTGGTTTCACCAGTGATGAGCTGTCTTCAAGCCAGATCACTGACTACCTTGAGCGTGTAGTCAACCCGCAGCTATTCACGGTAAACGGTGTGTCCAAAGTTGACCTATATGGTGGTATGAAATACGCACTACGCGTATGGCTAGATCCAGCGAAAATGGGCGCACTTAAGCTGACTGCGACCGACGTGATGACCGTGCTAAATGCCAACAACTATCAGTCGGCAACCGGTCAGGCTACGGGTGAATTCGTACTTTACAACGGTAGTGCGGATACTCAGGTATCCAACGTTGCTGAACTCGAAGCCTTGGTTGTTAAAACCGGTGAAGGTGACGTAATTCGTCTTGGCGACATTGCAAAAGTGACCCTAGAGAAGAGCCACGATACTTACCGAGCGAGTGCAAACGGTCAGGAAGCAGTAGTTGCTGCGATTAACGCAGCGCCAAGTGCTAACCCTATCAACATTTCTGCTGATGTCTTGAAGTTGTTACCTCAACTAGAGCGCAACTTGCCAAGCAACATCAAAATGAACGTGATGTATGACTCAACTATCGCAATCAACGAATCCATTCACGAAGTTGTGAAAACGATTCTTGAAGCGGCAGTCATCGTACTTGTTGTTATCACTTTATTCCTAGGTTCATTCCGTGCGGTAGTCATCCCTATCGTTACTATCCCACTATCATTGATTGGTGTTGCGATGGTAATGCAAGCGATGGGCTTCTCTTGGAACTTGATGACACTGCTGGCCATGGTACTCGCCATCGGTCTGGTGGTGGATGACGCGATCGTTGTTCTTGAGAACGTCGACCGTCACATCAAAGAAGGGGAATCGCCGTTCCGTGCAGCGATCATTGGTACACGTGAAATTGCCGTACCGGTAATCGCAATGACACTAACACTAGGTGCAGTATACGCGCCAATCGCACTGATGGGCGGTATCACGGGATCGCTATTTAAAGAGTTCGCGTTGACTCTAGCAGGTGCAGTATTTGTGTCAGGTATCATCGCACTGACTCTGTCGCCAATGATGTGTTCGAAAATGCTGAAGGCAAATGAAGAGCCAAGTAAGTTTGAGCAAAAAGTTCACCACGTTCTGGATGGTATGACCAACCGCTACGAGAAGATGCTAACCGCAGTTATGGCACATCGTCCGGTTATCATTGCTTTTGCGATCATCGTGTTCGCGAGTCTACCGATCTTGTTTAAGTTCATTCCGAGTGAATTGGCTCCTTCAGAAGATAAAGGCGTTGTAGTACTGATGGGTACAGCACCATCGAACGCGAACCTGGACTACATCCAAAACACCATGAATGACGTAAACAAGATTCTGTCTGATCAGCCAGAAGTTGAATACGCTCAGGTGTTTAACGGTGTACCTAACTCAAACCAAGCGTTCGGTCTAGCGACTCTAAAACCTTGGAGTGAGCGTGAAGCAAGCCAAGCAGAGATTACCAAACGTGTCGGTGAATTGGTTTCTCATGTACCAGGCATGTCAGTGACGGCATTCCAGATGCCAGAACTTCCTGGAGCAGGTTCAGGTCTGCCAATTCAGTTCGTTATCACGACACCAAACAGCTTTGAAAGCTTGTTCACTATCGCCAGTGATATCCTAACGGATGTATCAACCAGCCCAATGTTCGTCTACTCGGACCTGGATCTAAACTACGATTCAGCAACGATGAAGATCAGCATCGATAAAGACAAAGCTGGTGCATACGGTGTGACCATGCAAGACATTGGTGTAACGCTAAGTACCATGATGGCGGACGGTTACGTAAACCGTATCGACCTAAATGGTCGTTCATACGAGGTTATCCCTCAAGTTGAGCGTAAGTGGCGTCTAAACCCAGAGTCGATGAAGAACTACTACGTGCGTTCAGTTGATGGCAAAGCTGTACCACTTGGCAGCTTGATCACCATTGATGTTGTAGCAGAGCCTCGCTCACTACCTCACTTCAACCAGTTAAACTCAGCAACTGTTGGAGCAGTACCTTCACCTGGCGTTGCAATGGGTGATGCAATTAACTGGTTCGAAGACGTGGCACAAAACAAACTGCCATCAGGCTACAACCATGACTACATGGGTGAAGCACGTCAGTTCGTAACTGAAGGTAGCGCACTATACGCAACGTTCGGTTTGGCATTGGCGATCATCTTCCTAGTACTGGCGATCCAGTTTGAATCTATCCGCGATCCAATCGTAATCATGGTATCGGTACCGCTAGCAGTATGTGGTGCGTTGATTGCTCTGGCGTGGGGGACGGCATCGATGAACATCTACTCTCAGGTGGGTTTGATCACCCTGGTAGGTCTGATTACCAAGCACGGTATCTTGATTTGTGAGGTAGCGAAAGAAGAGCAGCTGCACAACAAGCTGTCTCGCATCGATGCGGTAATGGAAGCGGCGAAAGTTCGTCTTCGTCCAATCTTAATGACAACGGCGGCAATGATTGCAGGTCTGATCCCATTAATGTACGCAACGGGGGCAGGTGCGGCTCAGCGTTTCAGTATCGGTATCGTAATCGTTGCGGGTCTAGCGATTGGTACGCTGTTTACGCTATTCGTACTACCTGTGATTTACAGCTACCTTGCCGAGAAACACAAACCGCTACCAGTGTTTGTTGAAGACAAAGACTTGGAAAAGCTAGCACGAGTAGATGAAGCAAAAGCGGCTCATCGTGAATTAGCTGATAACAAGTAA
- the ubiK gene encoding ubiquinone biosynthesis accessory factor UbiK, whose amino-acid sequence MFDPKKLEQIAKQIHESMPQPVKELGADVDQKVRQVIQGQLNKLDVVSREEFDVQTQVLLRTRQKLTEMEKKLAELEEKLADK is encoded by the coding sequence ATGTTTGACCCAAAGAAATTAGAGCAAATCGCTAAACAAATTCACGAATCAATGCCACAGCCAGTAAAAGAGCTAGGCGCAGATGTTGATCAAAAAGTTCGCCAAGTAATCCAAGGTCAGCTAAACAAGCTAGACGTGGTTAGCCGCGAAGAATTCGACGTACAAACTCAAGTTCTACTTCGCACTCGTCAAAAGCTGACAGAAATGGAAAAGAAATTAGCTGAGCTTGAAGAAAAGCTAGCGGATAAATAA
- the ilvC gene encoding ketol-acid reductoisomerase, translated as MANYFNTLNLREQLDQLGRCRFMDREEFASEADYLKGKKVVIVGCGAQGLNQGLNMRDSGLDVAYALRQAAIDEQRQSFKNAKDNGFEVGRYETLIPQADLVVNLTPDKQHTNVVETVMPLMKEGAALGYSHGFNVVEEGMQIRKDLTVVMVAPKCPGTEVREEYKRGFGVPTLIAVHPENDPKGEGWDIAKAWAAGTGGHRAGCLESSFVAEVKSDLMGEQTILCGMLQAGSIVSYEKMVAEGIDPSYAGKLLQYGWETITEALKFGGITHMMDRLSNPAKIKAFELSEELKELMRPLYNKHMDDIITGHFSSTMMADWVNDDANLLGWRAETGETAFENYPAGDVEISEQEYFDNGILLVAMVRAGVELAFEAMTASGIIDESAYYESLHELPLIANTVARKRLYEMNVVISDTAEYGNYLFANVATPLLREKFMPSVSIDVIGKGLGETSNQVDNATLIAVNEAIRNHPVEYIGEELRGYMTDMKNIAVGG; from the coding sequence ATGGCTAACTATTTCAATACCCTAAACTTGCGTGAGCAATTGGACCAACTTGGTCGTTGTCGATTTATGGACCGCGAAGAATTTGCATCAGAAGCAGATTACCTAAAAGGTAAGAAAGTGGTCATCGTAGGTTGTGGTGCTCAAGGCCTTAACCAAGGTTTGAACATGCGTGACTCTGGCCTAGACGTCGCTTACGCGCTTCGCCAAGCTGCGATCGATGAGCAACGCCAGTCGTTCAAAAACGCAAAAGACAACGGTTTTGAAGTAGGCAGATACGAAACGCTAATTCCTCAAGCTGACTTGGTTGTTAACCTTACCCCAGATAAGCAGCATACAAACGTAGTTGAGACGGTAATGCCGCTAATGAAAGAAGGCGCAGCACTAGGTTACTCACATGGCTTCAACGTTGTTGAAGAAGGTATGCAAATCCGTAAAGACCTAACGGTAGTTATGGTTGCACCTAAGTGTCCAGGTACTGAGGTTCGCGAAGAATATAAACGTGGCTTTGGTGTACCAACGCTGATCGCAGTTCACCCAGAGAATGACCCTAAGGGGGAAGGTTGGGATATTGCGAAAGCATGGGCTGCTGGTACTGGTGGTCATCGTGCAGGCTGTCTTGAGTCTTCATTCGTAGCGGAAGTGAAATCTGACCTAATGGGTGAGCAAACTATCCTATGTGGCATGCTACAAGCAGGTTCTATCGTTTCTTACGAGAAGATGGTTGCAGAAGGTATTGACCCAAGCTACGCAGGTAAGTTGCTACAATACGGTTGGGAAACCATTACTGAAGCACTTAAGTTTGGTGGCATCACGCATATGATGGATCGCCTATCAAACCCGGCGAAAATCAAAGCATTTGAGCTTTCTGAAGAGCTAAAAGAGTTGATGCGTCCACTTTACAACAAGCACATGGATGACATCATCACTGGTCACTTCTCTAGCACTATGATGGCTGATTGGGTAAATGACGATGCAAACCTACTGGGCTGGCGTGCAGAAACGGGTGAAACGGCATTTGAAAACTACCCAGCAGGTGACGTTGAAATTTCTGAGCAAGAGTACTTCGATAATGGCATTCTTCTAGTTGCAATGGTTCGAGCAGGTGTTGAGCTAGCATTTGAAGCAATGACTGCGTCAGGCATCATCGATGAGTCTGCATACTACGAATCACTACACGAGCTGCCATTAATCGCAAATACTGTTGCACGTAAACGTCTATACGAAATGAACGTGGTTATCTCAGATACAGCAGAATACGGTAACTACCTATTTGCAAACGTAGCAACGCCACTATTACGTGAGAAATTCATGCCTTCAGTGTCAATTGATGTTATTGGTAAAGGCCTAGGTGAGACTTCTAACCAAGTGGATAACGCAACGCTAATCGCTGTAAATGAAGCAATCCGTAATCACCCAGTAGAATACATTGGTGAAGAGCTACGTGGTTACATGACAGATATGAAAAACATTGCTGTAGGCGGTTAA
- the ilvY gene encoding HTH-type transcriptional activator IlvY encodes MNIKNLQLFIHLCDSKSFAKTAAAMHISPSALSRQIQKLEEETHQQLFLRDNRSVELTAHGKKLLPVALKILGEWQQYQSYIKGTEDDLKGEIRLFCSVTASYSHLPELISEFRLQHPFIEFKLSTGDPAQAIDKILADEADIAISAKPDQLPAKVAFEPISEIPLSVIAPVGVSTFAEELQKDRPNWPSIPFILPEAGTARERANVWFKQMKIKPNIYAQVAGHEAIVSMVALGCGVGIAPDVVINNSPVREKINRLKVLPIKPFELGVCCTKSQLENPLVKAFWEVAESKYISL; translated from the coding sequence ATGAATATCAAAAACCTGCAACTTTTCATTCACCTTTGTGATAGTAAAAGCTTTGCAAAGACAGCAGCAGCAATGCACATCAGCCCTTCAGCATTAAGTAGACAGATTCAAAAACTGGAAGAAGAGACACACCAACAGCTTTTCTTACGCGATAACCGTAGTGTTGAATTGACCGCTCATGGGAAGAAGCTCTTACCCGTAGCCTTAAAGATTCTTGGGGAATGGCAGCAGTACCAAAGCTATATCAAAGGCACTGAAGATGATTTAAAAGGGGAGATTCGTCTATTTTGCTCAGTAACAGCAAGCTACAGCCATCTTCCTGAACTTATTTCAGAGTTTCGCCTTCAACATCCATTTATTGAATTCAAACTATCTACAGGCGATCCAGCTCAAGCCATTGATAAAATATTGGCTGATGAAGCAGATATCGCGATATCTGCAAAGCCAGACCAATTACCAGCTAAAGTTGCCTTCGAACCAATAAGCGAAATCCCCTTATCAGTCATTGCCCCGGTTGGTGTCAGCACTTTTGCAGAAGAGCTACAAAAAGATCGTCCAAATTGGCCTTCAATTCCATTTATTCTTCCGGAAGCAGGAACAGCAAGAGAAAGAGCTAATGTTTGGTTTAAGCAAATGAAGATAAAACCAAACATCTATGCTCAAGTAGCTGGCCATGAAGCGATAGTTAGCATGGTGGCATTAGGTTGTGGTGTCGGTATCGCACCGGATGTGGTAATCAACAACAGCCCTGTCAGGGAGAAGATAAATCGACTTAAAGTTCTTCCTATCAAACCATTTGAACTAGGAGTCTGCTGTACCAAAAGCCAGTTAGAGAATCCACTAGTGAAAGCATTCTGGGAGGTGGCTGAAAGCAAATACATCTCCTTATAG